The segment GATCACAAAGAACAGCAAGGGCGGGCCCAGCTCAAGCACCTGTTTCAGGATCGGATTAATCGTCTTTGGTTCACTCATGACTGCTCTCTTTTTACGTTTCCGGAAAACCCGCAGCGCGGTTGCCGCGCAAGCGGTGTCGCCGCGCCGAGGGCGCAATGCGCCGTTTTGCGGGGTTTTCCAATACGCTTTATCCGCCCATCTCCACTATCACAGCGCCCAGCGCAATCAATGCCATCAGCGCGACACGGCGCGGGCCGACGGTTTCTTTCAAAAACACCACCCCAATGACGGCGGCAAACACCGTTGATGTTTCGCGCAAAACAGCCGCTTCGCCGACCTTATCCAGCCGCGTCGCCATCATGATCGCGCCAAAGCTGAGGAACGCGATGATACCGCCGGCAAATCCGCGCGTCATCAGCGGCCAAAGCGCCGGTGCGTCCGGCATCCGCCGCCAACGGCGCACCGCGATGAACGGCATGACCAGCCCGTCAATCATGAAAAACCATGCGAGGAACGTGAAAGGGTTCTGTGTCGCGCGGATGCCGTAGGCGTCAAACGTGGTGTAAAGGGCGACGAACAGCCCTGTCAGCACCGCAATCCCGAGGGCCGCGTTCAGCGTATCCCGCTCGGCCACCAGATTGCGCATGTTATAAAGCGCAAGACCGAAGATGCCCGCCAACAACACGCCAACCCCCAACCATTGCGTACCGGTAAAGCGTTCCTCAAAGATCAGATAGGCACCAATCACAGCGAACAGCGGTCCCGTGCCGCGCACCACCGGATAGACCACCGTATAGGCCCCTTTGGTATAGGCCCAAGCCTGCAAGCACTTGTAAATAATATGAATAACGAAGGCCCCGAAAAAGACCGCCCACATGTGAGGCTCGGGCCAGGGCACAACGAACAGGGCAAAAGGCGCAGCCATGATGCAATAGGAAAAATCAATCGCGCCGCGCGTCAGCCACGGATCATGACGCCCCTTTTGCAG is part of the Sulfitobacter geojensis genome and harbors:
- a CDS encoding DMT family transporter — its product is MTDWLLSIEGTETGHTVALFLAIMAAILHAVFGALQKGRHDPWLTRGAIDFSYCIMAAPFALFVVPWPEPHMWAVFFGAFVIHIIYKCLQAWAYTKGAYTVVYPVVRGTGPLFAVIGAYLIFEERFTGTQWLGVGVLLAGIFGLALYNMRNLVAERDTLNAALGIAVLTGLFVALYTTFDAYGIRATQNPFTFLAWFFMIDGLVMPFIAVRRWRRMPDAPALWPLMTRGFAGGIIAFLSFGAIMMATRLDKVGEAAVLRETSTVFAAVIGVVFLKETVGPRRVALMALIALGAVIVEMGG